The DNA region cgtccggtcttcaatgatgagcccaaaagaggccacttcacagagccggcccaaggcttaagagaactgagaggcaggacaagatggcgggctggacttggttaactttagattttacacaaatctcattgttttgtttttcacctaaaatagtaattaaaacatccaagatgtgttttgcctcatcaaaatgtggaatttgatcagcaaactactcattctaagacaactatgccttgggctaaatgacttggcttcaagtacgatgccacacgattcagaaatgaaggtacagactgcacaaacagataaacgacatgatgcatctcatttcaccacaactaaaggcagcgacaaaaaaaaagtcaagctctcacgatgatgacatttctcatgcaaccctttagcaagtctacatagtatttatgcctaaaagtcactgcatgggtaaataagaaacaagcaacacacacacacacacacacatatatatatatatatatatccatgggccactgtaaagtaatatggttctgtcataacgttttgaatgaaaatctgcatttggataagacacctttagtatagttttgattttaaggcataataaagatcaaatgcaagtacgagtggatttacattgaaaatttcaaacgcatcaagaaaaccatgtgctaaggaaatttcaaaccatttggaacgcacagagacgagcttttgtgcaaaattgaacttaaaggtgcctttaaaaaagtgtcaaagtacttttgaaaacaaaaaagcaaacccccaataggtggcagcaagaggccgctttatttgagtaaagcattgaacgattcattcagccaaagaagccaataggatgaacggacagttgaatcaatccctgaatcatcgactcacccgagtcttcttggcgaaggcctgaatcgttcgtgcagggaaacgtcgctgtgtattattcagagatggccaactgttctgctgtttattttattatacttatcgcaatgattttactactactatcaataaaattaatattaataatgataatattgccggaagttgtacagcgcatgcgtcacgtgttcatcatcagcatccatgacaaccgtcctgtgggtgttgtttgaatctcgctgtgtcgattggcatctgatctctgcgtcctccgtgacaatttctccagattatcgatattattgatcgttggatacgtcgattgatcgcctgctgttcccatcactcaggtttgaccctttttattacgctgtgctttgtgtttgtgttcagtatgtcttgtgttcactacaggttccagagtcgactcacctacgactcgctccagtttgaaggcctcaacatcagcgcgggggagctgaagcggcagatcatgaggagcaagaggctgaagttctgccagctgaagatcagcaacgcccagactgatgaaggtgagtcgaggaaaagacacttcaactgttctacgctaacattagatgcgttatatcagacacttctggaagctgtaaggtggtgctgatgctgacatgtagggatgttttggctgttttaaaaggctaatggctctcaaagtataccgtgctccataattatgtgctgattctgattttattttgctgtcagaatacacagatgatgctctcatccctaaaaacacgtcggtcatcatcagacggatccctgcggcgggactgaagtcctcaaacagaagatttgttgggtgagtgctgtgaaatgagcacacgcgtcctctgttagatgttatatgaagactcctggtctgtccctggtgttttagtcacacaagctcctttgttttgcagacatcaagctggacgctggcgtgaaccttcacctagagctgatccttcactcctctcactggagcagttgttgaaggtattgaacaaatgaatagcacaatagcaaaacgcaatgtaaagcacacaatatacgcacacgcactcagcttcttagggagatttgagattgtttgaagggttgagggtgaaaaagattcaaatgtgcaaatgcctgtgaaacagactgagaatctggctgaggcaaaggcgtcagaggaggacaagctgaaagcggtgatgtaccagtccagcctgtgctactactccagcaggtgagcgttcagacactgacaggtttgctttgtgagagatgtctgagctgattctcatggttctgatgttcactagtgaggccatgaggctgcttgggatcccgggacaccacattaggcactgccccactaatgtggtaactgggttttccaagctcacggttgctgtgaacttgagctcttgtcctcatcagtcagattgtttgctcagagtttgactgtcactcctcaattcacagggcagccgctccgcgccgcacaagcgcatccggaagagcacagggattccccgcagcttcctgttggaggtggacgacccagaccgaaagggagtcatgatagacggcagcggcagatacgtcattcccatcatagacgcgtgagtaaactgtacttggcatagccgcatgttctagtgtttgtccaaatctcacatgatgtctgcttgtgtgtgtttgcgctcgatctgttcagtgaggcctatgctgctgagaagagaaagaggccgtccttctcctgccagaccgagcctttgccctcctcgtcctcagcaggtgcggcatcttcggtccgggacgccggagggaaacggtcccgctccccatcttcaccagagacgcgcggcgaccagaagagaccacgtcgctgagagaccttcatccaagagacctggagccgacgtgtaaatattgtacatagtttattaataaaagataataaagattatagccgcatgaactgtgtggactggttaaccttcactccagcagtgcaacacacacacacacacacacacacacacacacacacacgaatgaattcataaacacaatatcatgaagttttgctttaatttaggaaaagagaaactcttctgggctaaaatctgatgggtttttttcagcgttcttacttcagtctttaatgtcaggtgatccttcaaatgtcagtgtaaagtgttgagtacactattagtgctcagtcgtgtttttcatagttaccagtgccgatggagttttttaaagcgtcatattctgctggaaacgtttcatttgaatggtaatgtcccataagcggaggtcttgtgagtaacttcacaagtcggtcaaagtctacaccggtgacaagctcatctactcccagaacctgctactctctacctacacgttgtcagctgatgtttcaaaacctcaacactcgcatacagaacagcctcagcgtctgcacctcttatcggcactagctgcaagtctacaccccctctgtccagaagtgagcacagcctcttggtaccatcccagcaagcatttttttggggtgtttaaaggtgccaactgaccatcaaaagtaaaaatgactcattttatctcatcccaacagggaaaccaccaacaataaagaatgagttactatctggtgtcatggctttgcaattaaaacaagtttagttataatggaggtcattgggggcaaaaacagccacttgaacaatatgaacaatacataagggttaaaagtctaatagacggcttggttaaaaccaggctaaatctaggctgtcagtgagtgtgcacccctaaccccgcctctcacagtgacctcactagctccgctgagtgctttgtgtctcagattgcatgcaagtctgcagccagatactgctggaagctagtcatcaaatacacaggaacgaatgactacacgtgtcaatctgtctattaaactatctaatctgtctagtcagtcttttattatcttttatatgcaaaaatattcattcataaaaacatatgtatatatgaacactgggtcaaatagggtccgtgcattttaaatctaataacaaaaataacccaatgttggttttgtccatatttaaatgaacgtgtgtaaacgcacgctttgatcaaaccttttattccccttgatgatattgtgcttttttttcccctcaatgccctccaaagtttcaatgtttggccgtgtctgccatacctgttttgttttaaaaaaaaaaaggaaaaaaaaaggaatgcatcggttcctgcatgtagaattcagaaatctcatggcattgaaagaaaactggcagcagttgagtgccgaggtcaaaggtcagatgagcaggcatcacacctgataaacacctggggcaactgtacagtaaaaaaaaaaaaacaaaaaaaaaaaaacaacaagattaagaaatattgctttaatttgagagagacaaaaaaaaactcttccgtgttaaaatttgatgttcctccagcgttcttacgtcagtctttaatgtcaggtgatccttcaaatgtcagtgtaaattgttgagtgtaccattagtgctcagtcgtgtttttcatagttaccagtgccgatggagttttttttttttagagcgtcatattctgctggaaaagtttcattttaatggtaatatgccatgagcggaggtgtatgagtaacttcacaagttgaccatagtctagaccgatgacatgctcatcgactcccagaacctggcagaacgaaatgttgcagctcgtccggtcttcaatgatgagcccaaaagaggccacttcacagagccggcccaaggcttaagagaactgagaggcaggacaagatggcgggctggacttggttaactttagattttacacaaatctcattgttttgtttttcacctaaaatagtaattaaaacatccaagatgtgttttgcctcatcaaaatgtggaatttgatcagcaaactactcattctaagacaactatgccttgggctaaatgacttggcttcaagtacgatgccacacgattcagaaatgaaggtacagactgcacaaacagataaacgacatgatgcatctcatttcaccacaactaaaggcagcgacaaaaaaaaagtcaagctctcacgatgatgacatttctcatgcaaccctttagcaagcctacatagtatttatgcctaaaagtcactgcatgggtaaataagaaacaagcaacacacacacacacacacacacacatatatatatatatatatatccatgggccactgtaaagtaatatggttctgtcataacgttttgaatgaaaatctgcatttggataagacacctttagtatagttttgattttaaggcataataaagatcaaatgcaagtacgagtggatttacattgaaaatttcaaacgcatcaagtaaaccatgtgctaaggaaatttcaaaccatttggaacgcacagagacgagcttttgtgcaaaaatgaacttaaaggtgcctttaaaaaagtgtcaaagtacttttgaaaacaaaaaagcaaacccccaataggtggcagcaagaggccgctttatttgagtaaagcattgaacgattcattcagccaaagaagccaataggatgaacggacagttgaatcaatccctgaatcatcgactcacccgagtcttcttggcgaaggcctgaatcgttcgtgcagggaaacgtcgctgtgtattattcagagatggccaactgttctgctgtttattttattatacttatcgcaatgattttactactactatcaataaaattaatattaataatgataatattgccggaagttgtacagcgcatgcgtcacgtgttcatcatcagcatccatgacaaccgtcctgtgggtgttgtttgaatctcgctgtgtcgattggcatctgatctctgcgtcctccgtgacaatttttccagattatcgatattattgatcgttggatacgtcgattgatcgcctgctgttcccatcactcaggtttgaccctttttattacgctgtgctttgtgtttgtgttcagtatgtcttgtgttcactacaggttccagagtcgactcacctacgactcgctccagtttgaaggcctcaacatcagcgcgggggagctgaagcggcagatcatgaggagcaagaggctgaagttctgccagctgaagatcagcaacgcccagactgatgaaggtgagttgaggaaaagacacttcaactgttctacgctaacattagatgcgttatatcagacacttctggaagctgtaaggtggtgctgatgctgacatgtagggatgttttggctgttttaaaaggctaatggctctcaaagtataccgtgctccataattatgtgctgattctgattttattttgctgtcagaatacacagatgatgctctcatccctaaaaacacgtcggtcatcatcagacggatccctgcggcgggactgaagtcctcaaacagaagatttgttgggtgagtgctgtgaaatgagcacacgcgtcctctgttagatgttatatgaagactcctggtctgtccctggtgttttagtcacacaagctcctttgttttgcagacatcaagctggacgctggcgtgaaccttcacctagagctgatccttcactcctctcactggagcagttgttgaaggtattgaacaaatgaatagcacaatagcaaaacgcaatgtaaagcacacaatatacgcacacgcactcagcttcttagggagatttgagattgtttgaagggttgagggtgaaaaagattcaaatgtgcaaatgcctgtgaaacagactgagaatctggctgaggcaaaggcgtcagaggaggacaagctgaaagcggtgatgtaccagtccagcctgtgctactactccagcaggtgagcgttcagacactgacaggtttgctttgtgagagatgtctgagctgattctcatggttctgatgttcactagtgaggccatgaggctgcttgggatcccgggacaccacattaggcactgccccactaatgtggtaactgggttttccaagctcacggttgctgtgaacttgagctcttgtcctcatcagtcagattgtttgctcagagtttgactgtcactcctcaattcacagggcagccgctccgcgccgcacaagcgcatccggaagagcacagggattccccgcagcttcctgttggaggtggacgacccagaccgaaagggagtcatgatagacggcagcggccgatacgtcattcccatcatagacgcgtgagtaaactgtacttggcatagccgcatgttctagtgtttgtccaaatctcacatgatgtctgcttgtgtgtgtttgcgctcgatctgttcagtgaggcctatgctgctgagaagagaaagaggccgtccttctcctgccagaccgagcctttgccctcctcgtcctcagcaggtgcggcatcttcggtccgggacgccggagggaaacggtcccgctccccatcttcaccagagacgcgcggcgaccagaagagaccacgtcgctgagagaccttcatccaagagacctggagccgacgtgtaaatattgtacatagtttattaataaaagataataaagattatagccgcatgaactgtgtggactggttaaccttcactccagcagtgcaacacacacatacacacacacacacacacacacacacgaatgaattcataaacacaatatcatgaagttttgctttaatttaggaaaagagaaactcttctgggctaaaatctgatgggtttttttcagcgttcttacttcagtctttaatgtcaggtgatccttcaaatgtcagtgtaaagtgttgagtacactattagtgctcaatcgtgtttttcatagttaccagtgccgatggagttttttgaagcgtcatattctgctggaaacgtttcatttgaatggtaatgtcccataagcggaggtcttgtgagtaacttcacaagtcggtcaaagtctacaccggtgacaagctcatctactcccagaacctgctactctctacctacacgttgtcagctgatgtttcaaaacctcaacactcgcatacagaacagcctcagcgtctgcaccacttatcggcactagctgcaagtctacaccccctctgtccagaagtgagcacagcctcttggtaccatcccagcaagcatttttttggggtgtttaaaggtgccaactgaccatcaaaagtaaaaatgactcattttatctcatcccaacagggaaaccaccaacaataaagaatgagttactatctggtgtcatggctttgcaattaaaacaagtttagttataatggaggtcattgggggcaaaaacagccacttgaacaatatgaacaatacataagggttaaaagtctaatagacggcttggttaaaaccaggctaaatctaggctgtcagtgagtgtgcacccctaaccccgcctctcacagtgacctcactagctccgctgagtgctttgtgtctcagattgcatgcaagtctgcagccagatactgctggaagctagtcatcaaatacacaggaacgaatgactacacgtgtcaatctgtctattaaactatctaatctgtctagtcagtcttttattatcttttatatgcaaaaatattcattcataaaaacatatgtatatatgaacactgggtcaaatagggtccgtgcattttaaatctaataacaaaattaacccaatgttggttttgtccatatttaaatgaacgtgtgtaaacgcacgctttgatcaaaccttttattccccttgatgatattgtgcttttttttcccctcaatgccctccaaagtttcaatgtttggccgtgtctgccatatctgttttgtttaaaaaaaaaaaaggaaaaaaaaggaatgcatcgg from Danio rerio strain Tuebingen ecotype United States chromosome 8, GRCz12tu, whole genome shotgun sequence includes:
- the zgc:77614 gene encoding uncharacterized protein LOC393868 produces the protein MSCVHYRFQSRLTYDSLQFEGLNISAGELKRQIMRSKRLKFCQLKISNAQTDEEYTDDALIPKNTSVIIRRIPAAGLKSSNRRFVGHQAGRWREPSPRADPSLLSLEQLLKTENLAEAKASEEDKLKAVMYQSSLCYYSSRAAAPRRTSASGRAQGFPAASCWRWTTQTERES
- the zgc:77614 gene encoding uncharacterized protein isoform X1, encoding MSCVHYRFQSRLTYDSLQFEGLNISAGELKRQIMRSKRLKFCQLKISNAQTDEEYTDDALIPKNTSVIIRRIPAAGLKSSNRRFVGHQAGRWREPSPRADPSLLSLEQLLKTENLAEAKASEEDKLKAVMYQSSLCYYSSSEAMRLLGIPGHHIRHCPTNVGSRSAPHKRIRKSTGIPRSFLLEVDDPDRKGVMIDGSGRYVIPIIDAEAYAAEKRKRPSFSCQTEPLPSSSSAGAASSVRDAGGKRSRSPSSPETRGDQKRPRR
- the si:busm1-37i06.3 gene encoding uncharacterized protein isoform X1, producing MSCVHYRFQSRLTYDSLQFEGLNISAGELKRQIMRSKRLKFCQLKISNAQTDEEYTDDALIPKNTSVIIRRIPAAGLKSSNRRFVGHQAGRWREPSPRADPSLLSLEQLLKTENLAEAKASEEDKLKAVMYQSSLCYYSSSEAMRLLGIPGHHIRHCPTNVGSRSAPHKRIRKSTGIPRSFLLEVDDPDRKGVMIDGSGRYVIPIIDAEAYAAEKRKRPSFSCQTEPLPSSSSAGAASSVRDAGGKRSRSPSSPETRGDQKRPRR